The Astatotilapia calliptera chromosome 22, fAstCal1.2, whole genome shotgun sequence region AGCTCGGTGCTGTCATTGATTTATCCACGTGTTGGCTTTTTAGACTCAGACTCTGTAGTTGCTGCTGCTGCGTGGAGCTGACAGTTTCATGTTGTTAGCGTGTGCAGCCTGTTAACATGCAGTGTGCCTGATTTTGCCTTCAGTTTGCTTTGATGAATTTAAAAGAccctttgtgattgtttatcaCCATGCTGGGCAATATTATATGAAGCTTTATAGAGGTTTAGCAGTTCTTTATAACTTCATGCTAAAGTGATAACATTGTTTGAAAGCAGAACCTGTTTTAGATCAATAATCAATAATGTGCTTGAACTGTAGCCAGTGAATTATTTCTCAAATATAATCTCCGGCACTTAGTGCAGCACTTCAGAAACCTTTAGTTTTCAAACATGTGCTGAAGTTGGTTAAAGGCAGGATGCACAGGTTAGAGCCTCGGGCATCGTGATGATAACACATCGTTCAGCTGTGATGCAGTGATTAGTGAAATGTAGAGCTACTAATAAATCTGCCAGGGtggaacatcatcatcatcatcttcttctttcagctgctcccttgaGAGGTCACAACAGCTGATCATGTGCCCCCGTCTCACGCTGCCCCTAACATCCTGTTTGGCGCTCTCAGTGTGTTCTCCTGTTTTACAGCCATAAAGCTTCTCCGTGGTGTCGTCCTCCTGCCTCCAACATCGCCGCTGACACAACACTAAGATTTAAAACGTTATAATAATAtcaaggaaaaagaaatcacaaaaatcTAAAGATGAGAACAAATTAAACATTAACAACATTGTTTAAAAGTTGTATTTGTGGGAAACAGCAGACTAACACAATTACACAATacattttgttctgtttattaTACTTTATGTTGATTGATTTATGACGACCTGAATCCGACCGATAACCGCACTGATTCAGTGGGTCGTCAGTGGGcagctttgtgtttgttggCGAGGTGAGACTGGAGTCATGTGTGCTGCTGCCTGCCGTGCATTGGCTGCGCAGTATGAATGTTGGAGCAGCTTCAGGAGCTCTCCACACGCCTGATTACTGCCTCTGAGCAGCTCACAGGGCTGTTTTGAAGCCGTTCATTCACCTTTTGCAGTGCTAGCACTGGAAactttcccagaatccttttATTCCAGCTCTCCTTTTTTAGTTGTAATATTCCAGTACATGCTTACAGTACAGTGAGTGATAATGGGTGGGAGTATCTGACCACACCACTTGTGGGATAATTTGCAGTATGTGTTTGGGTGGTGAATCCTCTGACAACCATCtgtttaacccttgtatggtgttcgggtctgtgagacccgtgttcagtttttgtcaaaagaaaaattaaacaattaattattttttcacgtgtaaatgtgttgtgtctttccactcactccacttgattataactgatttatttataacattttatataaaagaaaaacgagaagcacattaattcataaatgtgatctaacaaaggtaaagggaaaaaattaaccatgtttgctgttcatatgtcttgtaattgggatgaagtaaacatctgttgagtaatttaacataaaattgtttgatagtgttaatttggaaagccaaaactctagcgggtccactagacccatgaacactggctgagtaacaaaaatacgaacaccacacaagggttaaaacaaGTTTCTGCTActgtttttatgctgatttagATGATtttcagcagcacatttaacctGAGctcttccacagcagcattttaatttctctttgatatttggccCGATTGGgtcccgatgaatgtaaaaacaaagaattaccagattttattttatttttttacctgatttttgtttctaagaagaATGAGAGCCACATGAGGATATTAGTTTAAAATTTCagtagaacagtagcagtataacgTCCCCGTGAGTACATATCAGGCccctgtagagcaaaattgagtattttggtctaaataacccaaaatgtgatgtccacatatgtggacccaggtcctaggaggttaaagcattTCAGTTGTGATTTCAAGAGCTGTTATAAGTATTGGGACAAATGACATTGCACAAACTTCAGTGgcctgatttaaaaaagaaaaagggtggCTGCCTCCAGGACCTCCAGTAAACCTCTTGGTGCTTTTGAACTGTTGGGGAAAGAAAATCAGGGAACAGACTCCATGCAGTCGGGACTTGGATTGGGCCACTGCAACAcctgattattttctttgttaggCTCTTCTGTTGTTGATttgtgtttgagatcattgtcctgctgcagaaatgTTCCCCAGCTTTAGCTCGCAGACAGAAGCCTCAGTGCAGAATACAGAGGAGTTGGTTGTTCACGCGATGCCTGCCAGGTGCCCACGGCCCATACAGTCACCCTTCCACAGCCATGCTTGACAGCTGCTAggagatgtttgtgctgatgtgctgtgtttggttttcataaAATATGATGTTATGGCCAAATATCTCCCCCAGGGCTCTTTCAGAAATCTTGTGGTTTGCTCGAATGCAAACTTTGAGGCTTCTCCTGGTAACTCTCCCAAACGTAAAAGTTTACTATGCTAACTGAGGCGTGTAGAGTCTGAGCTTTGTGTAGCTGGGAAGCGATATAAGGTAGCATTGTGTTACATTGCTACACAAAGATACACAACATAGATTAAAGTGCAACTGGGTATCTCAGATATATCAGTCACCATTCACCTCACACGTGTGGTGTCGCGGTACTATTTGGGAAGAACGTCCCATTCCAGATGACTTCTGTGGTTACCGATCCCCTAGGTAGATATTCTCACCCATTAATACccctaaatatatatatggccCAAACGCAGATGAACAGAGTTTCTTTAAGAGAATTTTTGATCTGCTCCCAGATAATGATCCTAATATAATAGTGGCTGGAGATCTTAACGGTTATCCTGACCCCTTCCTAGATGGATCATCTACACAATTAGTGTCAGAAACAGCTTCTTCAAAACGTTTAAACAATCTTCTTAAAACCAGGGACATGGTAGATATTTGGAGGATTCAACGTCCTACAGGTAGAGAGAACTCGTTCTGCTCACATGTTCATAAATCTTATACCAGGATCGACCATTTTCTGCTGAGCTCACGTCTCATTTCTCAAGTCGCCAACTCCAAGTATCATAATATATTAATATCTGACCGTAGTCCCTTAACAATATCATTAAATCTTTCACTTCCAAAACTGTGGGGATAGGTGTGAATGCAGGAGTgactgtgagtgtgaatggttgtctgtccctgtgtgttggccctgcgacagacctGTCCCGGGtggaccccgcctctcgccctatgacagctgggataggctccagcgccccccccgcaaccctgaaaaaaaaaggataagcagaagcgatGAACTTCCAAACAGGTTTACTCTTGGCGACTTAACACTAACCTTCTTAAGGATGACATTTTTGTTAAGAATATAACCTGCAAATTGAAGAATTACATAGAAGTAAACGATAATGGTGAGGTATCCGATTCGACTTCATGGGACGCACTGAAAACTGTTTTGAGGGGCGAAATAATCTCTTACACATCAgctcttaaaaaagaaagagagaaatcaaCAGTGTTCCTCCTGACCTGGATCGTATCAAGTCTCTGCATCTCCTGTGTGTTATAATGAGATAGTGAAATTAAAATACGAATATAATGACATAACGAGTGGCCTAGTCAGTAATCTACTTTGGAAATTGCGACCAAAGCATTTTGAGTTTGGGGATAATCCTGGTATATTGCTATCATGACAGCATAGCAAGAGCAATACACAGCATCAAATCCAAAACTCTGCTAACTAACCCACTTGATATAAACCGTCGCTTCAGCGAGCTCTGTAGTGAGTTATGTTCTCTTACGCATAATATGTTACAATCTGATCTTAATGGCTTCTTCGATTCTCTCCCATTGCCTAAACTGAGGAACTCCGACTGGGATTATCTTGAGTTTACTCTTCAGGAGGTTATCCAGGCTATACAATCATTCCCTGATGGCAAAACAGCAGGACCTGATGATTCTATCACATTTTGCGACATTCTTGCAGGATGCTGAACAATCAgttcctctgctcctcagccTGATCACAGCTTTTGGTAAATTATCAGGATAAACCATCGACTGGTCAAAGAGTGAGTTTCCAACAACAGCTCGCCAGAATTCCTGCAGCAAGTTCCATTCAAAGTAGTTAGGagtatccttttttttcttgtattgtgAAGTGCAAATTTGTTTGAAttaattggggttttttttgtaacgcatcagagttacaaaaaaaaaagatcaaaacaacaacaaaaaaccatcCAAATGCTCCAGACGAGGAAACTGGCCGAATGTGCTTTCATAGAGCCAGTCACAGTTTAGCTCGGTTCAAAGCGTCGGGCTGACAACAGTCCCCTGTGACGATTTATGTTTTAAGATAAACATGCTACAATGTTGTGAGAGGGAGTCGGACTTGAATAattactaatgattaaatgaggACTGGTGTATAGTAGGGATGTGTGCTGTAATAGTCTAATGGCTCTACACTACCAGCATTGGGCATCAATTATAAACTGCTGTTTCCTAAATGTtgtgcagccatctgccaccagAAAGAGCATCTATGTTGAGACACGCCATAAATGTGTTGATCTAGGCCGTATGTCACAATCGTTACATGGAAAATGCCAGCACTGCTTATGTGCACGCACTTTTCATCTTCTGTGTTTCTTCTGCAGCTCGTGGAGACGTCTTTGAAGGGCGAGATCACCTTTGACCCTTGCTGTGCCTACTATTTGTGGTTTGTTATGGACTTCTGCGACGGCGGCGACATGAATGCCTACTTGCTGTCTCGCAAACCTAGCCGCAAGACCAACACCAGCTTCATGCTGCAGCTGGGCAGCGCCCTGGCTTTCCTGCACCGTAATCAGATCATACACCGTGACCTCAAACCAGACAACATCCTCATCTCCCAGGCCTGCACGCCAGCCGGCTCGTCCGAGCCCACCCTCAAAGTGGCTGACTTTGGCCTGAGCAAGGTCTGCTCTACATCCGGGCTCAACCCCGAGGAGCCGGCCAGCGTCAACAAGTGCTTCCTATCCACGGCTTGTGGGACGGACTTCTACATGGCCCCGGAGGTCTGGGAGGGCCATTACACAGCCAAGGCAGATATCTTCGCCCTGGGGGTGATTATCTGGGCTATGGTGGAGCGCATCACCTTTGTGGATGTGGAGACTCAGAAGGAGCTGCTGGGGAGCTACGTGCAGCAGGGCTCGGAGATTGTGCCGCTGGGAGAGGCCCTGTTAGAAAACCCAAAGATGGAGCTGCTGATCCCTGCCCGGAAAAAGAGCATGAACAGCCACATGAAGCAGCTGATCAGGGAGATGCTGTCGGCCAACCCTCAGGAGCGGCCCGACGCCTTTGAACTGGAGCTCAGACTGGTCCGCATCGCGTGCAGAGAGCTCGACTGGGACACGTGATTGACGAGCAAACGTCACCGCAAACTCGGCCGCAAAGCACACGCAAACATCTCATCAGCTGCTGTTAACAACGACGGTCACATAATGGGCAACAGTCATTGGTTGTAATATTGATTATCCTTTAGCCACTGTTCAAAGCACCCACGGTCTACGACTTTATATTGAAGGGGGGAGGTGTCACATCTGCTGCTCCAAACTGCAGCCTAGTCTCAGGCTAATCACAGCTTCCACTTCATTTCATCTGAAGCATGACGGAAGAGCAGCGTGACCCTAGAAACTCCTGCTTTCAGGTAGAAAAGACAGTCAGAGCCTTTGTCTTCAAATGCCACCCAAACCTCGGTGCTAAGTGTTACTAAATGCAATATGAGACATGATCCTGTGATTTCTTGTGCTCACATTCACCCAAAGGGCCGACACTGCATCCAGCCACCTCATCGTGCTGCGTGTTGCTGCAAAgttgtttgtgggttttacaaTTTACATGAAGATTGGACTCAAATACAAACATGCCCTGAATGCTCAGGTATTAATGGCGTACAGCTCGATGGTGTTTGAAGACAAGAGCTCGCTGTCGAGGGACGTTCTGCTCCTTGGTCGTGTGAGggggaaaataaaaactttggtgCTTACATATTAGTAACATGGGTGggggacttttttttctttatcagcaAGTGTCCAGCCAGCAGGGGCTCGTGGTTGGGGGTTTCTCCCCTTTGCAGACTGTAAGATAGGCTGGCCAGTCGCAGACACACCCCTGGCCGCATGATCAGAATGTATAATGATGGAGAGCGGTCCCTGTTATTAACATAGAGCCTTAAACACAGAAATACTTTTAGCCCTGAGCACGTCATCCAGTCAGTGAGGCAGACAAAGGATCATTCAGGTTTATTACATGTTTGTTCCAGTCTGTGGTTTGCACCGAAGCCCCTTTAGACTGAATTCTGTCATTTCAGGGCATCTTTACATGACTTCAGTCAGATAAGAAAGACTGCTGCAGAAAAGGACAAGACGGAGTAAGACGCTGTATTTAATATGTTTAATATCCTTGCAACATGAGGCACGAGATGGTCAGCAGAGAATCACGTATATCTGAGGTTTACCAGCTGGTTACTGGTCATAGGTGGCCAGCTGAAAACAGTCCAGTTAGGCTCGACTGCTGACCAGTTTGTGGCCTCTGGTGTCGACTCCTAATTATGTCAGCAGGTGCAGCACTGCAGGCTGCTAAAGCCGACCAAAGTCAGGTAGATGCATCACCAAAACACGCTTGTATAAGTCTTGTAGCTGAAGTTTAATATGAATGTGATACACCTTAAAACCACCATGAAATAACACCGTGATACAAATGTTTTCAATCTCAGAGAGTTGGGAAATCCCCTTAGTGCTTCTTTATTAAATAGTTGTCACAGGCGAAGCCCTGATCTGTTCCAGCCTGTAATCATAGAGGCTCTGGCCTCGAGTTTTACCCTCATAAAGGCGACTTTGTGATTAAGGAGTTGGATTATTGGGACACCACTAATGAGAGCGATTACTGTTGTTCTTACTTAATATGATCATTGTTCAGCGTGCATCACACCCAGTAGGAATAATGGAATAATAAATCCGAATGATCCTTCACAAAGACAGGAATCTGAGCTGTGGTGCAGTCAGACTCAGTGTTGGGTAGAAAAACCAATAATGTCCAGTTAGGCTGTTTAAGAGTGCTGACACAAGTattcacacatgctcacacctGATGTGTAAAAGGGACGAGTGGAGCAAAGCACTTACAGTTAACACGGTTCGTGACGACCTCCTGCAGTGTGTGCTGCAGGCTGATAACCACGCAGGTATTTGTTTTCCAGGCTGTTGTTAGTTATGCACGCTGCAGCTCATCTTCAGGAAAGGCGAGAGGAAGAGCATCAGCACTCTCCATCCTCCAGAGGATCTTCTCTGTTTTCGTTGACGTGTAAAGCTcttgtgttttgtatgtgtttaaCCTGATCTGCTCTCACTGTGTCACTGCCTCCTTTCCTCTGGCTCTTACAGTAATCCTGCTCTTCATGCTCCTGACAGGCTAATTCTAAGCCTATTAAGCTGCAGCGCTTGGCACAGGATCATGCCTGGGACCCTTTTGCCTTTCAGGTTATACATAATGTGTGTACTttgacacattttaaatgaaaacagtgaaaactcACAAACATACAATGTCTTTGTTAGCTCACAGCTCTGTAACTGTGGCAGACCCCCCCCCTCATTCATTTCCCCCATGCTTTTAGCTCTGATAGCTTTATTCACTGGCATCGTGCGGATGACATCGGCCTTGCCGTCATTTTGACACTAGAGTGACCTCACTGATATTGCACTCAAACACCTCATTGGCAGAGTATGTGGTTGAGATGCACAGCGTCTCGTGAGCCTGCAGCGCTTTTGGTACAACCAGCAATACCACAGAAATCAGTATTACAATACTCGGACGACGTTTCCTTTGCTTGTCTCTCATATGTGGATGTTTAGGGAGTCGTTTCTGGTCGACAGAGGCGTTTGCCAAACTAATGCTTGGTCTGGGTTACTCACCTTTGATTTTTGATGTTCATTTCCTTTGCACATGTGTAAATACTGTACAGGTTTATGTACATGTGACTGAGTGTGCTCTGTTTTCAAGAGCTGGATTGGTTTGACATGTAAATTTGCTGTGATGACTTCAGTTTTCCTTCAGCTCTTGATTCAGCACTGCTTTCCTTCAATCATTGAAAAGATGTGATATACTTACAGGTTAATACAGTTGGTGTGCTAGTGATAATGTATGTACGTCATTGGCCTGTTGTTTGTGGTTTTGTGTAAGCAAAAGCTGAAATACAACACGGGTCAGCTCAGTCCTCCGTTTGTCTGCTACCAGGTAAATGGTCAACAGTCACGTTCAGCAGGGGTGCACTCGTGTAAATGCTGAACGCCTCGTCGACGGCCGCTGGCCAAACGGCCGATGAAGCTGAGGCTCGCGTGATGGCGCAGAGCCTTGTATATGAGATTCAGTTTCATCCATtgtgattgaattttatttttctcattcaaAAACAGTGAAGCGCTGGAGAATCCAAACGTTCCCCTGGCACAAGGGGAGTAAATAATAAAGAAGAGAAACCGTAACAGCTTCTTTTTGTTTCGAACCTTTGGACAACGATGCTCATACCAAGCACTGCTTCGAAGTCTCAGACATGTCCGTTACTGAGTGGGCTTAAAAAAGCTCACCAGACAGTGAGAGAGACTTGTGCTCAGTGCTGCTAACACATACAGAGCGTCGGATCGATGGTAGAGGGACTGACGGTTTCCCCGTTTACAACTTTCTAGCATCCCCCTAAAGCAGATGtggcaactccaggcctggagggccggtgtcctgcaggtttaagatgtccttgatccaacacagctggttTGAACGGCTAaacgacctcctcaacatgtcctgaagttctccagaggcctgctaatgaactcatgtgattcaggtgtgttgacccagggtgagatctaaatctgcaggacaccggccctccagGCCTGGAGGTCCCCACCCCCCAACCCTAAAGGGACAAGTTCCAATAATGGCGTAATCACAGAGCTGACTTTCGTCTTGTCTAACAGAGCAGAGCACTTGCTATAAATCCAACAGTGGTGGAGTGTTTAGAGCTCGTTATAATGCGAGCCCAGGTGGAGTCGCTGTCAGCACAGCTCACGTAGCTCCACGCTGTGCTTAAACCCGAGCGGCTAATtcgctgctaatgctaactctaGATCGTAATCCAGTCTCGGTGCGTCCTGAATCAATTTGATAAAACACGTCACAGTTCAACAGAACCACAGCAGTAACAGGTCCTGACCTTTGCTATCGTCTGTGCTGTCCTGTTGTGGGTTGGATAACGGGGGAAGCTGCTCAGTGGGATTTCAGCTGCTATACTTTCCATGTGTGGATATAGAAATGCCCCTCACACCAATCATGCCAGCTGCCTTTAACATAAGTTTTTGAGGATGAGTTCATCctggaaaaatgacaaaatgtagtTTAATAAAACAACGAACATGAATACAGAGCAGACACAAGGTTTATGGAGTCCGCTTGTCCCGCAGCACAGGAAGTGGCAGAGCTCCAGGTTGGATACTCCAAAGATTTAGATCTAAAATCTTTCACATCTTTTCTTGGTCTTTGTAAACTTTAATTGGAAGCTTTCAGGTTCTGACCTGTGATTTCAACATGTAGTCATTTTCAGTGTGCTGGTATCACAGAGTGGGCAACTTGAGGCTGGTCTAACATTAAAACGCTGGCCTCAGCACACACAGCTGGTCTATGCTGCTATCTTTTGTACTCGTGGAAAGAAGTGGGCATTTTGGCTGGAATGGAAACCTGCCAGTTTAACCTTTCTCAAAACGAATCGTGCATGCCGCTCGGTGACTGAAGTCAGCACTGCGAGTCCTGGATCAGGGCTGCGCTCGTTTCAGTTTTCCTGCTCTCACTCATCTGTACGCACAGTTCTTGCTTTCATGTCATTGTAAGATACTTTGAAGAAACTGAGTTGAGTTTCACATGTGAAACAACAGCTGTCACTCACTGTTGAACCAAtggatttttaataaaaatgaactcgtttaaagtttaaaccaaACTGAATGTGGTTTTgcttcagtggtgctttttattCTGAAACACGGTTTTGTGGCTCCTGCTGGTGCGTCAGTGATCGTCCAGGTGGTTGCAACATTTTATCAATGTGGATTCAAGGTAAGTGACAGAAGAAGGGAACAAACGACATGAGACTGTTATGATACAGACTGTTGGCAGGATTAGAAGCATCACGTCTGACTCTACAGTAAACGCCGTGTGAGGAAGATGTGCTCCTTTACTCTGGTCTGACCACAGAAGCCAAGCCCGAGAATTCGCCTGTGACTGGGACTCTGCATAAGAGCACAGATACTTTCACTTCACCTTCTTCCTCATGTGGTCCAGGTAAAGGGGTTAGGAGTTATGCATCTGATAACTTTATTTTCATCTGGAACCTCAGTCAGTCTAAAATCAGCTGCTTTATGATTGTAGCGTCCTCAGGGTCTTGTATCCAAACTAAGATGGTGTTATGATGCTCACCtttcatacagtctgtggttaTAATATCAATAATTCTTAATCCTGCAAAGTTTTGTCAGAGTTTATCTAATGAAGCTTTATTAAGGTTTTCTTGCATTTAGGCTGTTGGAGTTTGGTGATGTGATTTAGTTCAGTCTTTTTAATCTTGGGATGATTCAGCTTGAAAA contains the following coding sequences:
- the pdik1l gene encoding serine/threonine-protein kinase pdik1l — encoded protein: MVSSQPKYELIQEVGRGSYGVVYEAVVKRTGARVAVKKIRCHSPENVELALREFWALSSIQSQHPNVIHLEECILQRDQLAQRMNHGSSSPLYLELVETSLKGEITFDPCCAYYLWFVMDFCDGGDMNAYLLSRKPSRKTNTSFMLQLGSALAFLHRNQIIHRDLKPDNILISQACTPAGSSEPTLKVADFGLSKVCSTSGLNPEEPASVNKCFLSTACGTDFYMAPEVWEGHYTAKADIFALGVIIWAMVERITFVDVETQKELLGSYVQQGSEIVPLGEALLENPKMELLIPARKKSMNSHMKQLIREMLSANPQERPDAFELELRLVRIACRELDWDT